The following coding sequences lie in one Spirosoma sp. KUDC1026 genomic window:
- a CDS encoding M1 family metallopeptidase — translation MSKQTKGFLVSLFLCLTAVAHGQAVVGSARYTQPGVDVVNYNFSLTISDSTNQIQGETTIRFTRADDRQTVWFDLVGSKDNAAAGMRVREVVTADKKTIPFTQRNDKVFINLPPAPNLPTEVTITYEGVPARGLIISKNKFGERTFFGDNWPNNARHYLPVVDHPSDKATCSFSVNAPATYRVISNGKYIGETALPGNRKLTRWQESTPIPTKVMVIGAARFAVDEVGSVNGIPVQSWLYPRDSQKGFVDYRPAKEILQYFISRIGPYAFEKLANVESTTVFGGMENASCIFYNEKAIVGKKDSDMEALLAHEIAHQWFGNSATETDWSQLWMSEGFATYFSALYLEHAYGRDTLNAVLNQNKGQIFRYTALKPKATIIDSVTTNLNDLLNPLNYQKGGWVLHMLRNEVGDDTFWKGIRTYYEQFRLRNAQTSDLQAVMENVSGKKLGRFFEQWLYEPGYPEVVWGSSYDAAKQALVIDARQAQRNGTTFTIPLTFSFRDASGREIQRSPRLTMDQQNQTFTIPLSAKPASVVIDPDNVVLMRAVQMGK, via the coding sequence ATGAGTAAGCAAACGAAAGGGTTTTTAGTAAGTTTATTTTTGTGCCTGACAGCGGTCGCACATGGGCAGGCCGTTGTTGGATCGGCCCGGTACACACAACCCGGCGTTGACGTAGTAAATTATAATTTTTCGCTAACCATCAGCGACTCGACCAATCAGATTCAGGGTGAAACAACAATCCGGTTTACCCGCGCCGACGATCGTCAGACGGTCTGGTTCGATCTGGTTGGCAGTAAAGACAATGCGGCAGCGGGCATGCGTGTGCGGGAGGTAGTAACCGCCGATAAAAAAACGATCCCCTTCACGCAACGTAACGATAAGGTCTTTATCAACTTACCTCCGGCGCCTAACCTGCCAACGGAGGTTACGATTACGTATGAAGGCGTTCCGGCTCGGGGGCTGATCATCAGCAAAAATAAATTCGGGGAACGGACCTTCTTTGGCGATAACTGGCCCAACAACGCCCGTCATTACCTGCCCGTGGTCGATCACCCATCCGACAAGGCGACCTGCTCGTTTAGTGTCAACGCCCCGGCTACGTACCGCGTGATCTCGAACGGAAAATACATCGGCGAAACCGCTTTGCCGGGCAACCGAAAGCTGACACGCTGGCAGGAAAGCACGCCCATTCCTACGAAAGTGATGGTGATTGGGGCAGCCCGCTTTGCTGTCGATGAGGTTGGTTCGGTCAATGGTATTCCCGTACAAAGCTGGCTCTACCCACGCGATAGTCAGAAGGGTTTTGTCGATTACCGGCCTGCCAAAGAGATTCTGCAATATTTCATCAGCAGGATCGGGCCGTATGCCTTCGAGAAACTGGCCAACGTCGAGTCCACAACGGTGTTTGGCGGGATGGAAAATGCCAGTTGTATTTTCTACAACGAGAAAGCGATCGTTGGTAAGAAAGATTCGGATATGGAGGCCCTGCTGGCCCACGAGATCGCCCACCAGTGGTTCGGTAACTCGGCCACCGAAACCGACTGGTCGCAACTCTGGATGAGCGAGGGGTTTGCTACGTATTTTTCGGCGCTTTACCTCGAACATGCCTACGGTCGCGATACGCTCAACGCCGTGCTGAATCAGAATAAGGGACAGATTTTCCGGTACACGGCCCTGAAACCCAAAGCGACCATTATCGATTCCGTCACCACAAATCTAAATGACCTGCTGAACCCGCTGAATTACCAGAAAGGCGGCTGGGTGCTACACATGCTCCGGAACGAAGTGGGCGACGATACGTTCTGGAAGGGCATCCGGACGTACTACGAGCAGTTCCGCTTACGTAACGCGCAAACCAGCGATTTACAGGCTGTCATGGAAAACGTATCGGGTAAGAAGCTGGGACGCTTTTTTGAGCAGTGGCTCTACGAACCCGGCTACCCCGAAGTTGTGTGGGGTTCCAGTTACGATGCCGCTAAACAGGCGTTGGTGATCGATGCCCGGCAGGCGCAACGTAACGGGACGACCTTTACCATTCCGCTGACGTTCAGTTTCCGCGACGCCAGCGGACGAGAAATCCAGCGTTCCCCCCGCCTGACGATGGATCAGCAGAACCAAACATTTACGATACCGTTGTCTGCTAAACCCGCTTCCGTTGTCATCGACCCGGACAATGTCGTGCTGATGCGCGCTGTACAAATGGGTAAGTAA
- a CDS encoding HesB/IscA family protein, whose translation MVTVSEIAKNKIIELRHKDGLADDTAIRVAVEGGGCSGLMYDLQFDATQQPTDHLVEDKGIKILVDRKSLLYLAGTELDFSDGLNGKGFQFKNPNATRTCGCGESFAV comes from the coding sequence ATGGTCACTGTTTCAGAAATTGCCAAAAATAAGATAATTGAACTCCGTCATAAAGACGGTCTTGCCGACGACACTGCCATCCGCGTAGCCGTTGAAGGCGGTGGTTGCTCGGGTCTGATGTATGACCTGCAATTTGATGCGACGCAGCAACCAACCGATCACCTGGTTGAGGACAAAGGCATTAAAATCCTGGTAGACCGCAAAAGTCTACTATACCTCGCCGGTACCGAACTTGATTTTTCAGATGGTCTGAACGGCAAGGGATTCCAGTTTAAGAATCCAAACGCTACCCGTACCTGCGGCTGTGGCGAAAGCTTCGCGGTCTAA
- the pnuC gene encoding nicotinamide riboside transporter PnuC gives MTDFFDINTIFFSVWGYSMSYLEFVGAMLGALATFLAARANVWSWPVGAASVTLFFFLFYQVQLYPDMFLQVFFLVTNLQGWWRWTHPKAGEADAQNELRITRLLGKPLYLSLLGGLVATLALGTFAQNLHVWFPVAFSQPSAFPYLDSFTTVMSIIGTFMMIQKKLECWWVWLLVDLISTYIYYIKGVKFISLEYAVFCLVAFQGAWYWTREYRSYSTRPA, from the coding sequence ATGACCGACTTTTTCGATATCAATACCATTTTTTTTTCCGTCTGGGGATACTCTATGAGTTACCTGGAGTTCGTTGGGGCTATGCTGGGCGCTCTAGCTACTTTTCTGGCGGCTCGGGCCAACGTCTGGAGCTGGCCCGTAGGTGCCGCCAGTGTTACGCTCTTTTTCTTTCTGTTCTATCAGGTTCAGCTCTATCCGGACATGTTTCTACAGGTGTTTTTCCTGGTGACGAACCTGCAGGGCTGGTGGCGCTGGACCCACCCCAAAGCGGGTGAGGCCGACGCGCAGAACGAATTACGCATCACCCGGCTGCTAGGTAAACCCTTATACCTGTCGCTGCTGGGCGGTCTGGTTGCTACGCTCGCGCTGGGCACCTTCGCCCAGAATCTGCACGTCTGGTTTCCGGTTGCGTTTAGTCAGCCGAGCGCGTTTCCCTACCTCGACTCGTTCACGACGGTCATGAGTATTATTGGTACGTTCATGATGATTCAGAAGAAGCTGGAATGCTGGTGGGTCTGGCTGCTGGTCGACCTGATCAGCACTTACATCTACTACATCAAAGGCGTGAAGTTCATTAGCCTGGAATACGCCGTTTTTTGTCTGGTTGCCTTTCAGGGAGCCTGGTACTGGACCCGTGAATACCGATCCTATTCAACCCGCCCGGCATGA
- a CDS encoding RNA polymerase sigma factor translates to MSKQLVEQCQRGNAFAQKRLFDQYANRLFRVSLRYVRNEPEAEEVLMTALLKAFRSISTFTYRDDNGLEAWLRRIVVNEALQYLRANRHLPLFQTEDEAEGLPDSVPLPDTGLDAERIYALIRELPPGYRTVFNLYAIEGYTHSEIAEQLRISENTSKSQLSKARALLQTWLLQNGYETEKRRTT, encoded by the coding sequence ATGTCGAAACAACTGGTTGAACAGTGCCAACGCGGGAATGCATTCGCCCAGAAACGGCTGTTCGATCAGTACGCTAACCGCTTGTTTCGCGTCAGTTTGCGTTATGTCCGGAATGAACCGGAAGCCGAAGAGGTGCTGATGACAGCCCTGCTGAAAGCCTTTCGGAGTATATCCACCTTTACGTACCGCGACGATAACGGGCTGGAAGCGTGGCTACGGCGCATTGTTGTGAACGAAGCGCTGCAGTATCTGCGGGCGAATCGGCACCTGCCACTTTTTCAGACTGAAGATGAAGCGGAGGGATTGCCCGACAGTGTACCGCTGCCCGATACCGGGCTGGATGCCGAACGGATTTACGCCCTCATCCGCGAGTTGCCGCCCGGTTATCGAACGGTGTTTAACCTGTACGCCATTGAAGGCTACACGCATTCCGAAATTGCCGAACAGCTACGCATCTCCGAGAACACGTCCAAGTCGCAGTTGAGCAAAGCGCGGGCACTTTTACAAACCTGGTTACTCCAGAACGGCTATGAAACAGAAAAACGACGAACTACCTGA
- a CDS encoding GNAT family N-acetyltransferase codes for MTIDTPRLTLRPLTLEQLALHVANDQRLEQSLGLRKGHRAVVEPVLSVITHFTIPRLRDPKNDPLFHTMWIAIDRQTKQIVAEAKFKGEPDETGTVEIGYGTYPAYQRKGYMTEMVSGMVEWAGQQPEVWRVVADTDVENVASQKVLEKNQFQLFDRIEDMLWWERLFD; via the coding sequence ATGACAATTGATACCCCCCGCCTGACGCTGAGGCCGCTCACGCTCGAGCAGCTGGCTTTGCACGTTGCCAACGATCAACGACTGGAGCAGTCGTTGGGATTACGAAAAGGTCACCGGGCTGTGGTAGAGCCTGTGTTGAGTGTCATTACCCATTTCACAATTCCCCGCCTGCGCGACCCCAAAAACGACCCGCTGTTTCATACGATGTGGATCGCCATTGACCGGCAAACCAAACAAATTGTGGCAGAAGCTAAATTCAAGGGCGAACCCGACGAAACGGGAACCGTCGAGATTGGCTACGGTACGTATCCGGCTTACCAGCGGAAGGGGTACATGACCGAGATGGTGAGTGGCATGGTTGAGTGGGCCGGGCAGCAGCCCGAAGTCTGGCGCGTTGTAGCCGATACCGACGTGGAGAACGTAGCGTCGCAGAAAGTGCTCGAAAAAAACCAGTTCCAGCTATTCGACCGAATCGAAGACATGCTGTGGTGGGAGCGGCTGTTTGATTGA
- a CDS encoding AAA family ATPase → MLKRVSIQNFKSLKDVTLDLQKVNLLIGPNNSGKTNFLKALEYFGKNYNNFPRTEDRSLTFNRNGLPIYYHLIDDSEDAVHIKKGFDFRSGDIIDFSIYNSKIKNIGSGTVFDIAGEKELQTLITGANIYKPDPNKLTQPGPVGIGEEMVNSDVSNLVGFLDIMLSKYRRTVFNQIETDLHNCISEFDEIKLEDALYITDEQKRKFKENSFKRIGLGNSEKNVSFWADELSEGTLYFLALLSIVNQPKPPKLLLLEEPEKGIHPRRIREVMDLIFRLAEEKDVQIILTTHNEHVLDDFTTRPEAVFVFDKNEDGATCVKNLQRNIIEPFNEYNQSIGLDDIDLTSNLSENWIYGLLGGVPSIP, encoded by the coding sequence ATGCTCAAGCGCGTATCCATCCAGAATTTCAAGAGCCTGAAAGACGTCACGCTCGACCTCCAGAAAGTCAACCTGCTCATCGGTCCAAATAACTCCGGCAAGACGAATTTTTTGAAGGCGTTGGAGTATTTTGGGAAGAATTATAATAATTTCCCTCGTACAGAAGATAGGTCATTAACATTCAATCGTAATGGTTTACCTATTTACTATCATTTAATTGATGATAGTGAAGACGCTGTACATATTAAAAAGGGGTTTGATTTTCGTTCGGGTGATATAATAGATTTTAGCATTTATAACAGTAAAATTAAAAATATTGGAAGCGGTACTGTATTTGATATTGCAGGAGAAAAAGAGCTACAGACGCTTATTACTGGCGCTAATATTTATAAGCCAGACCCTAATAAACTCACTCAACCAGGACCAGTAGGAATAGGAGAGGAAATGGTTAATTCAGATGTTTCTAATTTAGTAGGGTTTCTAGATATAATGCTGAGTAAATATCGGAGGACTGTTTTTAATCAAATTGAAACTGATTTACATAATTGTATTTCAGAATTTGATGAGATCAAGCTAGAAGATGCTCTATACATTACAGATGAACAAAAAAGAAAATTCAAAGAAAATTCATTTAAGCGAATTGGGTTAGGGAATAGTGAGAAAAATGTATCATTTTGGGCTGACGAACTGTCCGAAGGTACACTGTATTTTCTTGCACTTCTATCAATTGTTAATCAGCCAAAGCCTCCAAAATTATTACTCTTAGAAGAACCGGAAAAAGGTATTCATCCACGCAGAATACGAGAAGTTATGGACTTGATCTTTCGCCTTGCTGAAGAAAAGGACGTGCAAATTATTTTAACGACTCATAATGAGCACGTGTTAGATGACTTTACTACACGTCCGGAAGCTGTTTTTGTGTTTGATAAGAATGAAGATGGTGCTACCTGTGTGAAAAATTTGCAACGGAATATTATTGAACCGTTTAATGAATACAATCAAAGTATAGGACTTGATGATATTGATCTGACTTCGAATTTAAGTGAAAATTGGATTTATGGACTTTTAGGAGGAGTCCCTTCTATTCCATGA
- a CDS encoding AAA family ATPase has translation MSIEPAPTPVVKICLYGPESVGKTTMARQLAEEYQTVFVPEVSRDMVFTNDFSRDDIIQIGYAQTAAVEAAEQEANRILFCDTDLITTQIYSAVYLHEIPPVLYELEKRIQYDQYVLLDIDVPWIADGLRDLGERRQEMMTRFRNELDQRSISYVLVSGSFPERIETVRQIANKFLQIG, from the coding sequence ATGAGTATTGAACCTGCCCCAACGCCTGTCGTTAAGATCTGCCTATATGGCCCCGAGAGCGTCGGTAAAACGACCATGGCCCGGCAATTGGCGGAAGAGTATCAGACGGTTTTTGTGCCTGAGGTTTCTCGGGACATGGTCTTCACCAATGATTTTTCGCGAGACGATATTATCCAGATCGGTTACGCCCAGACCGCAGCTGTAGAAGCCGCCGAACAAGAGGCCAACCGGATTCTGTTCTGCGACACCGACCTGATCACGACGCAGATTTATTCGGCGGTTTATCTGCATGAAATACCGCCGGTTTTGTACGAGCTTGAAAAGCGAATTCAGTACGATCAGTACGTCCTGCTGGACATCGATGTACCCTGGATTGCGGATGGATTACGCGACCTTGGCGAACGGCGTCAGGAGATGATGACCCGCTTTCGGAACGAACTCGACCAGCGTTCTATATCCTATGTTCTGGTAAGCGGTTCATTTCCAGAACGAATCGAAACGGTCCGGCAAATCGCGAATAAATTTCTGCAAATTGGATAG
- a CDS encoding hydroxypyruvate isomerase family protein, with protein sequence MQRRSFVKSTLGVAGTAMSTGVLGGVASGVSAAKHTFKLKYAPHFGMFENSAGKDPIDQLKYMADLGFTALEDNGMMGRDPAMQEKIGKEMQRLGMTMGVFVLDKGGNSQNTLAANKPEHVEIFLNGCRKAVETAKRCNAKFTTVVPGDFDRSLPIGVQTGNVIDALRRGTEILEPAGLTMVLEPLSDTPNLFLRTSDQTYEICRAVNSPSCKILFDVYHMQKNEGHIIPHIDWTWKEIGYFQMGDNPGRNEPTTGEINYKNIFKHIYQKAKAENKEFIFGMEHGKSKPGKEGEEALVKAYVEVDSFTV encoded by the coding sequence ATGCAACGACGTAGTTTCGTGAAATCAACATTAGGCGTAGCCGGAACGGCCATGTCAACAGGAGTGCTTGGTGGTGTAGCCTCGGGCGTATCAGCGGCAAAGCACACGTTTAAGCTTAAATATGCCCCCCACTTTGGCATGTTTGAGAACAGCGCCGGAAAAGACCCCATCGATCAGCTTAAGTACATGGCTGACTTAGGATTCACCGCGCTGGAAGACAATGGGATGATGGGTCGCGATCCGGCCATGCAGGAAAAAATTGGTAAGGAAATGCAGCGCCTGGGAATGACAATGGGCGTATTCGTACTCGATAAAGGTGGCAACTCCCAGAATACACTGGCGGCTAATAAACCAGAACACGTTGAGATCTTCCTGAACGGATGCCGGAAGGCGGTAGAAACCGCAAAGCGCTGTAATGCGAAATTCACGACAGTCGTACCCGGCGATTTCGACCGAAGCCTACCGATTGGCGTGCAGACCGGCAACGTAATCGACGCACTACGTCGGGGAACCGAAATTCTGGAGCCGGCGGGTCTGACTATGGTGCTGGAGCCGCTCAGCGATACGCCCAATCTGTTCCTGCGTACGTCCGATCAGACGTACGAAATCTGCCGGGCGGTGAATAGCCCGTCGTGCAAGATCCTGTTCGACGTGTACCACATGCAGAAAAACGAAGGGCACATCATTCCGCACATCGACTGGACCTGGAAAGAAATTGGCTATTTCCAGATGGGTGACAATCCCGGTCGGAACGAGCCAACAACCGGCGAAATCAACTACAAAAACATCTTCAAGCACATCTACCAGAAAGCTAAAGCCGAAAACAAGGAATTCATTTTCGGGATGGAGCACGGCAAATCAAAGCCCGGCAAAGAAGGCGAAGAAGCGCTGGTGAAGGCGTATGTGGAGGTGGATAGTTTTACGGTGTAG
- a CDS encoding cystathionine beta-synthase, producing the protein MNYYNSIIDTIGNTPLIKLNKVAKGIRGTVLVKVEYFNPGNSVKDRIAVRMIEDAEERGVLKPGGTIIEGTSGNTGMGLALAAIGKGYKCIFTMADKQSKEKIDILRAVGAEVVVCPTNVSPEDPRSYYSVAQKLNRDIPNSFYPNQYDNTANAAAHYETTGPEIWRDTDGRVTHFAAGVGTGGTISGTSRFLKEQNPNLISIGLDTYGSVFKKYKETGQFDEGEIYPYMTEGIGEDILPKNVDFGVIDLFIKVTDRDAAIMTRRLAREEGLFVGWSCGTAVHGALEWAKDHLNDDDVLVILLPDHGTRYLAKVYNDTWMKDHGFLEDRAFKTARDIIRHKNGSSQLTTIGSGVSVNQAIHVLNRYGISQIPVTDDDGHIVGSLTDSTVLNRLIEDPAVKDHPVSEVMDKPFKFVGLDNTIDALSSLIDRDNKALLVRDEKEQIHIITQADLLAAMTN; encoded by the coding sequence ATGAATTATTACAATTCCATCATCGACACCATCGGCAACACGCCGTTAATAAAGCTCAATAAGGTTGCGAAAGGCATCCGGGGAACGGTGCTGGTAAAGGTGGAATATTTTAACCCTGGCAACTCGGTGAAAGACCGGATTGCCGTGCGCATGATCGAGGATGCCGAAGAACGGGGAGTTCTGAAACCTGGCGGTACGATCATCGAAGGCACCAGCGGTAACACCGGCATGGGCCTGGCGCTGGCCGCTATTGGTAAAGGTTATAAGTGCATTTTCACGATGGCCGATAAGCAGTCGAAGGAGAAAATCGACATCCTGCGAGCGGTAGGTGCCGAGGTGGTCGTCTGCCCAACGAACGTATCGCCCGAAGACCCGCGTTCGTATTACTCCGTCGCCCAGAAACTCAACCGCGACATTCCCAACTCGTTCTACCCAAATCAATATGATAACACCGCCAACGCGGCCGCGCACTACGAAACGACTGGCCCCGAAATCTGGCGCGATACGGATGGGCGTGTAACGCACTTTGCGGCTGGCGTTGGTACGGGCGGGACCATCAGCGGTACGTCCCGGTTCCTGAAGGAGCAAAATCCAAACCTGATTTCGATCGGGTTGGATACCTACGGCTCCGTGTTCAAGAAGTATAAAGAAACTGGCCAATTCGACGAGGGAGAAATTTACCCATACATGACTGAGGGAATTGGTGAGGACATTTTACCGAAAAATGTCGATTTCGGTGTTATCGACCTATTTATCAAAGTAACCGACCGGGATGCGGCCATCATGACCCGGCGACTGGCGCGTGAGGAGGGTTTATTTGTGGGCTGGTCGTGCGGAACGGCGGTGCATGGCGCGCTTGAATGGGCAAAGGATCACCTGAACGACGACGACGTACTGGTTATTCTGTTGCCCGATCACGGCACTCGTTATCTGGCGAAGGTGTACAACGATACGTGGATGAAGGACCACGGCTTTTTGGAAGATCGTGCGTTCAAAACGGCCCGCGATATCATTCGTCACAAGAACGGTTCCTCCCAACTGACTACTATTGGCTCGGGCGTATCGGTCAATCAGGCCATTCACGTCCTGAACCGGTACGGCATCTCGCAGATCCCGGTTACGGACGATGACGGCCACATCGTGGGCAGCCTGACCGATTCAACCGTCTTGAATCGCCTGATCGAAGACCCTGCCGTGAAAGATCACCCCGTCAGCGAAGTTATGGACAAACCCTTCAAGTTTGTGGGGCTGGATAACACCATTGACGCGCTGTCGTCGCTAATCGACCGGGATAACAAAGCCCTGCTCGTCCGCGACGAGAAAGAGCAAATTCACATTATCACCCAGGCTGACTTGCTGGCAGCCATGACGAATTAA
- a CDS encoding arginine-tRNA-protein transferase: protein MSGYELDFFLSLGYFRMQQEVFTCRYLILENNLHPVYWLRLDLAVVTFGPKQSRLLRINDQFLVTVVPFTLTDELEDLYAIYRSSIDFDAPESVQSCLLGNSTGNVFDTSVVEVRDNGQLIAAGIFDNGACSIAGIMNFYHPDYRKQSLGKFLMLQKINYARQQRKTYYYPGYIVGNYPKFDYKLFACQSATEVLDENSGTWLPFSWDWINQQSDEKLRAV, encoded by the coding sequence ATGAGCGGATACGAACTGGATTTTTTTCTTAGCCTGGGTTACTTTCGAATGCAGCAGGAAGTATTTACCTGCCGCTACCTGATTCTTGAGAATAACCTGCATCCGGTTTACTGGCTCCGGCTCGATCTGGCTGTCGTTACGTTCGGTCCTAAACAATCGCGGCTGCTGCGTATTAACGACCAGTTCTTAGTAACTGTCGTTCCGTTTACGCTAACTGATGAATTAGAGGATTTATACGCTATTTACCGCAGTTCCATCGATTTTGACGCCCCCGAATCAGTTCAGTCGTGCCTGCTGGGCAACAGCACCGGCAACGTGTTTGATACGTCTGTTGTGGAAGTGCGCGATAATGGCCAGTTGATTGCCGCCGGAATTTTTGATAACGGTGCCTGCAGTATTGCGGGGATCATGAATTTCTACCATCCTGATTACCGGAAACAGAGCCTGGGCAAGTTCCTGATGCTACAAAAAATCAACTACGCCCGGCAGCAGCGGAAAACGTATTACTATCCCGGCTACATCGTCGGAAACTATCCCAAGTTTGATTATAAACTATTTGCCTGCCAGTCGGCTACCGAAGTCCTCGACGAAAACAGCGGCACCTGGCTCCCCTTTTCCTGGGATTGGATCAACCAGCAATCAGACGAAAAGCTGAGAGCGGTCTAA
- a CDS encoding isoamylase early set domain-containing protein, translated as MAVAKQFLKSKPVCKVTFALPAEAVNGAKKVFVAGEFNDWDTTAQELKKQKDGSFKATVELPVGNEYQYRFVLDGNTWENDWEADKYVASGVSGEENSVVVL; from the coding sequence ATGGCAGTTGCCAAACAATTCCTCAAAAGTAAACCTGTTTGTAAAGTAACGTTTGCATTGCCAGCGGAAGCTGTCAATGGGGCCAAGAAAGTCTTTGTAGCCGGTGAATTTAATGACTGGGATACGACAGCCCAGGAATTGAAGAAACAGAAAGATGGCTCGTTCAAAGCGACCGTCGAACTGCCCGTAGGTAACGAATATCAGTATCGCTTTGTCCTCGACGGCAACACCTGGGAAAATGACTGGGAAGCCGATAAATACGTAGCCAGCGGAGTTTCAGGAGAAGAAAACTCAGTGGTAGTATTGTAA